In Macaca mulatta isolate MMU2019108-1 chromosome 16, T2T-MMU8v2.0, whole genome shotgun sequence, the sequence GGTGAGGGTGGGGACTGGACACGGATGGCAAAGGCAGAAAGGGTGGGGCTTCCACATCCCCATATTGTGTGACTCCAATTATCCAAACCTGCACTGCCCAACACAGTGGACATCAGCCATGTATGGCCACTTCGTGCTTGAAACACAACTAGTCCTAATGCGTATGCTGCACAAATGAAACACACaagaggccagacacagtggttcacgcctatataatcccagcactttgggaggctgaggcaggaggatcatttgagctcaagagttcaagatgagcctgggaaacagtgagatcccatcactataattagaaataaaatgaaatatggccgggtgtggtggttcacgcctgtaaccccagaactttgggaggccaaggcaggcagattgcttgaggccaggacttcgagaccaggctggccaacatggcaaaaccctgtctctactaaaaaaaaaaaaaaaaatttagccaggcgtggtggcacatgctacttgggaggctgaggcatgagaatcacttgaacccgggaggttgcagtgaatggagattgtgccactgcactccagcctgggcaacggagagtaagactctgtctcaaacataaaaaaaataaaattaaataaataaataaagtaaaagtgtTATTGGACTACCAATGGCTCCAATAAACAGGGCTAAACTCCTTCAGATGTCAaagaaatggttaaaatttaaaaaagaaaaaaggccagatgcagtggctcatgcctgtaatcccagcactttgggaggctgaggtggacgaatcatctgaggtcaggagttcgagaccagcctggacaacatggcaaaaccctgactctactaaagacacaaaacttagccaggtgtggtggcacacgcctgtaatcccacctactcaggaggctgaggcatgagaatagcttgaacccaggaggaggaggttgcagtgagctgagatgacgccactgcactctagcctgggcaacaagactgagtGTGAGAAGGGAATATTAAATATCTCATTAGTAATTTTTACATAGGCTACATGTTGAGATGATGGTGTTTGGGATACAgtggaataaataaaacatattattaaattGTTGTCACCCTTTTTTTCTAATGTGGCTACTATGAACGGCACACAagtttgctttctttctgtgggCTGGAGGGGCTTGAACCCCGGAGCGGGTGGCAGTTTGGTCTGTGGCCTGGCACCACCTGGTGGTGAGTGCAGGGAGTGCGAGCTCCGGGTCCCTACCGTTGACCACGATGGTGAGCAGGCAGTCGAAGAGGGGCTGCAGCCGCTGGTGCCCGCTGGTGATGATTTTGTGGAACACCTGTGCCAGGAGGGACAGGGGCACTGTGGGCTCCCCGCTGCCTCCAGACTCAGCCAAGAGGACGCCGCCCCTGCACCAGCTGGGCCCAGCCACACGAGCCCCCTCACCACAATGAGCAGGTCGGCGTGGGTCCCCGTGAAGACTGGGATGTCCATGGGCACGCGAACCGAGTAAGGCTTGTTCAGCCGCACCCCAAAGTTCCGCTCCCCGCTCAGAAGCAGCAGGATGAAGACACCAATGTGCATCAGGCCCACCCGAGCTGCGGCAGGTGACGTGGGAGGGGTCACTCgggtgggagggggagggaggggcccAGACAGGGACCATTTTGGGGGCCTCCCTCCCGGGAGGTTAGAGTGCCAGGCCTGAGCTCCTGGGAGGCAGGGCAGATGGCGGGCCCTCCACCTCGCCACCAGGAAAGCCCCCAGCATCCCACCCCACCCTGGTCTTACATTGATCGGCCCGGGCATCGTTGAGGAAGAAGAGGATGGGGACAAGGATGTCTAGGACGTCACTGCTCTTCAGTACGAAGAAGAGGAATTTCTGGGGGTGCGGGGAGGGACCAAGTGGGCTGAGTTCGAGGGAGGGGCAGCTCTGCCCCACCCCCCTCAGTCTGACACTGTCCCCGCCCCTGGGCTATTGGAGCAGCTGCTCGCCATCTTCCTGCAGGGCCCCTCGAGGCTGGCCCACCTTGTTGAAGTCGCAGAGCTTCCAGAAGAGAACTAGCAGCTCCTGGTGGAACTGGATCTTCTTGGTGGAGTTGGGCAGGTAGGTCTGGAGCAGGGGGTTGGACAGCAGCCGGGCTATACCCTTGAGGATGAACTGGAAGTCCTGGGGGTGAGGACAGAGCAGCGGGCCTGTCCAGCATGATCCCCACAGCTCCAACTTCCCAGCCTAGGCCCCCCACAAatgcctcctccttcccccagcgccAGATCCCACCTCCAGAGACCGAGGGCCCTGATGCTATCATCCATAGCTGTCCTGGGGCGATGCCTCAGGAAACGGAGTCCCTCATAGGTGTGGACAGCCCTGGCCCCTCCACCAGACTGCAGACTCTCTGTCCTTGGGCTGTGCACCCCTTGAGCAAGGCTGCCGCTCCCAGTGAGctcccacacatgcacaccctcAACCTCGTCCCTGCCCACCTTAGACTCATGGTTGACAGATTTCATCCTTCTACCCCTCCCCAAAATACTCCCCCATCACCCCATCACACTCGAGGGGCATTCCACTGTTGTGTCATTTACTGAGACCTGCCACCAGCTGGGGTGAGAAGGCAGCTAGTGTCCTGTGTTTTAGCTGCAGAAGTTAGAACTCTGGGAGTTCAAGCACCTCACAACCAAGATCACAAGACATGTGAACTGGGACTGCCTGGCCTGAAGCCCTTGTCCACTGTCATTCCCCTCTCTCCCCACCACCTCTGAAATGACATCAGCCACCTCCTCCTAGAAGCCTTCCCAGTTACTTCTACCCAGGTGAGGCCATCAGCCCTTCCTGCACCTTGAAACCCTCACAGCCCTGCCAATATTTCATCTGGGGTGGCCCCAGCCCACAGAGAGCATGGTTCCTTCATGGAGGGGTCAGGATCCCCCATATCCCTGTCTCACTTGCATCCCCCCGCCCCCTGCAAAGCCACTGTGGGGAATGGACTTGCCTCCTCACGATGGATGCGGGACAAGTAGTTCACAAACAGGTTCTCGGGGCCTGGAGGCTGCCAAGAGGAGAAGCCCGTGGTAAGCAGgcgtcctcccggccacccgcAGCCCCAGCAGCTGCCCTTCATGCTCCCATGCTTACATCGGCATCATCCATGGCGGTGCCAGTGGTGGTGCCGTCCACAGTGGGGCTGGCACTGCTGGCGCTGTCGTGGTCCAAGGTGACAATGAGCACCTGGGcagcctcctccaccaggggctCCCGGTAGTCAGAGAAGAGCAGGTGGTTGTAGGGGATCCCGTAGCCCACAGGGTCATAGGCACACACGGTGTTCAGAAGGGAGGTGAAGAGGGGCAGGGCATGTCTGCAGCAGGAGAGGGGACAAGGCTGCAGAGGCTCCACCGGGGCCCAGCCCCCTGGCCACACCCCTCTGGTCACATGGGAGGATCAGcctcattcaacaagcattttaGCGCCAGGCCAGGGAGTGGCTTGGAAAGAGTGGGTGGGGGAAGCCCAGAACCATGAGTAGGACACATTCATACCCCTTAGGGTCTAAAGGGGCAGATACCCTCCCTCAGGGCCTCAGAGATGGGATTGGAGGCCCATGGAGAAGGCGGGCTTCCCCTCGGGGAGCAGAGCCCAGGCTCAGCCAACCAGTTCCCAGGCCACAGAATGACTCCACTCAGACTCAAGATATGTCAGGGTTCAAGCTGCTcgtcttacagatgaggaagctgagacccagagaggttaagtgaggGACAAAGGGTGGCAGTTTGCCTGATAAGGCTGGTGAGAAAAAAAGCTCTGGCCAGCCTCTGACCATGGCTGGTGGAGGGGACTGCCTGGCTGCCTTCTCTTCTGGAGTAGGGTGGAAGGTTGAGCAGAAGACTAGGAAACCTGAATAAGGCGTGTCATGTAGGGACCAGAGTCTGAAAGGCGGAGGTTGACCGCCACCTGCTGGGCACTGACCCTATGCGGCCAACACAGCTCCCCATGGGAGCTACCTGCTCAAATACTCAACCCTGCCATGTGACACGTGTGACAGCCCCCCCGCCCCATGCTCACGTGTCCCCCACAGTCCATAAGTGCCTCATGTGGGCTGGGCCTCCCTGCCCTTCGGGGTATTTGTCACACATACACCCCAACCCGGTCTCTAAACTGCAGGATCCCACACAGCAGCCTCAAGCCACAAGGAGCTGTCGAGCCCTTGGAATGTGGCTGATTGGAACTGAGACCTGCTATAAGTGCAGAATACACACTGGATTCTGAAAACTTAGTATGAAAAgcgggggccgggcgcggtggctcaagcctgtaatcgcagcactttgggaggccgagacgggcgaatcacgagttcaggagatcgagaccatcctggctaacacggtgaaaccccgtctctactaaaatacaaaaaaaattagccgggcgaggtggcgggcgcctgtactcccagctactcgggaggctgaggcaggagaatggcgtgaacccgggaggcggggcttgcagtgagctgagatccggccactgcactccagcctgggcaacagagccagactccgtctcaaaaaaaaaaaaaaaaaaagaaaaaaaaaaagaaaagggggatgtgccagccgggcgcggtggctcacgcctgtaatcccagcactttgggaggtcgaggcaggtggatcacgaggtcaggagattgagaccatcatggctaacacggtgaaaccctgtctctactaaaaatacaaaaaaattagccgggcatggtggcgggcgcctatagtcccagttgctggggtggctgaggcaggagaatggcgtgaacccgggaggtggagcttgcagcgagccgagatcgcaccactgcactccagcctgggagacagagcgagactccatatcaaaaaaaaaaaaaaaaaaagggggggatgTAAAACAGCTCAATAATGTTATATACTGATTCCATGTTAAATGCTAAAGTTTGGGGTATATCGggttatatgaaatatattattaattaattttatttatttatttattttttgaaacggagtctcactttgtcacccaggctggagtgcagtagcgcaatctcggctcactgcaacctctgcctccccggttcaagtgattctcgtacctcagtctcctgagtagctgggattacaggcgcccaccaccaagcccagctaatttttgtatttttagtagagacagggtttcaccatgttggccaggctggtctcaaactcctgacctcaggtgatctgcccaccttggactcccaaagttctgggcttacaggtgtgagccaccgcgcctggcccaattttactttttaacgttttttaattttaaaattgcactCGTGGTTTACATCCTATTTCTACTGGACAGGCGGCTCTTGATGGAGAACCCAGGGAGGGATCACTGAGGGGCCCCCAGATTCTGTCCTGTCCAGGACTCCAAAGAGAGACTGAAGGGGCTGGTGTAAGGTGTTGCTGGTAAATTAAAGTTTATTACCACCAGGGGGCAGCACCTCCCCTCAAACGAGACCCGGGGCTGGCGAGTGGACTCAGTTCTGGGTTGCCTGGAATAAGAGGGAGGAGAGCCGCAGAAAGGCGGGACCTCACCTGTTCTCCGTGGAACAAAAGAACTGAACCCATGGGTTGGTGCTGCCACTTTCCGGAGCTGGGGGCAGGTACATGGCCTCGGAGAAGCATGTCAACAGCAGTTTCAGCAGCTCCATCCttggaggggggaaggggggaacCTTAGAATCCCAGTTCCCTCTTGGAGGTGCCGCCCACCCAGCCTAGCGCCCCAGTCCAGGTCCATGGAAGGAAGTGACCCCTGCTGACCCCTGTAAGGCCAAGGTCGGGTCACAGGTGAGGACGGTCTTCTGGGGAGAGCCCATGGGCTCTCTCTGAGCTATGTGGGGGCCAGGCCCGGGGCCCAGCTGCAAAGAGGGCTCTGGGCCTGGGCAAAGCTCACCGGTTCATATCATGGATGTAGTTAGGCTGGGGGGAGTGAGCGAAGCCCACACCAGCCTCCCAGATGTATTCACAGCTGTCCAGGGAGTGGACGTCCTCCGCCGAGTCCTCGGGACAGGGCCAGGAAGAGGCCAGGTTAGGGGTCGAGAGGTGAACAGCAGCCTGGGTCAGAACCCTACCACCTAGAGCCTCGCACAGTCCCATGGGGCAGAGACCCCCCATTCTCTTAAAGACAGGTCCTCAAAATGGCCCGGTTCTCATGCACAAGGGCAGGAATGAATATTCTTAGGCCTCTTGAAAGCTCgtttttctttcatctcacaCTGGTTCTTTCACTTGCTCAGTCCAGCAtgggacagggagagagggagggaggggcaggggattGGGTGCCGCAGGTTTGGGGGTGGGCAGAGAACTCAAGGTGAAGTCCATAACGCCACAGGAAGCAAGAGGGCTGGGCCTCCTGTGTCCAAGCCCTGCACCCCACCCACCCTGGGCAGGCAAAGACAATGGGTGTCTGTGCCCAGCCATCCGAATGCAGCAGGCAGGGCCAGCCCCAGCTGGCTTCCCTCCAGCTGTACCAGTCACCACCCAGGCCTACACGTGCCAGGCAGCTCAGCTCTCCTGGACCCCCCTGGCCCCCAGTGCAATCTGCCCAAGGGAACTTCAACTGGCCCGGCCCCAACCCAGGACCGGAGCCTGCTctgcctgggggtgggggactgggggaccCTCACCACAGTGCTCCTCCGGTGGCTCTGGACTGTGAAGTCCGGGCAGAAGAGCAGGTCAGCAATGGCCAGGAGCAGGGACTCGGCCAGGGGCCTGGCATTCTCATCATCCTCTTCTCCCTGCTGGGGACACAGCACCCACAGGCTGCCTCAGTGATAGCTGGCCAGGGAGAGGTGGCCCAGGGCTTACGGGGTGGTAGAGGACAGGGGCTGAGCCCAGGCAGGCACCCATGGGCAGAGGAATGAAAGGACAGGAAGTGGACTCCTGGTTGCCCCAAACCTCCCAAGGCAGAAGTGGGGCAGAGCAGGGAGCCTGGCCGGGAACAGCAAGGGAAACTCCCCTACCAACTGGTGGGGACTGGGCAGCAACCCCCAACATCAAGAGTCTCAGCCCTGCTAGGAATCGCTGTGTTGCATCCCTCGGCACCTCACCCAGAGATAAACCCAGGGCAGGTGGTGTGGGGGAGAGAGGACAGTACAGTCCCTCTCCGGCCCTCAGAGGGCCCAGTTCCTCTGCCCCCACCTCTGCCCGGTGACCCCTGGCTCTCAGCTTCTCTCCACACCCTACTTCTTCCGGACTGTGGACACAGAAACCCCCATGGGAGGGGAACTGAGGGCCCAAGGAGGTGGCGTGAACACCATCCCTCAGCAGCACCCACTGGCCCCACCCCCACACTTCCCAAATCCCAGAAGAGGCTTGGAGGAGCATGGCCGGCCCTGAAGGGCGCTCTCCCTGTGACGCCAACTCTGCCTCCCACCCAGCCCTGGCCAGGCCCACAGACCCCTCCTCGCCCTGCCCCGGGCACTGTGGACCAGAAGAAGCCCCTCCAGTCAGGATCCTCAAAGATGTAGGGCAGCACGCGGGTGAGCAGCCGGCTGCAGTTCAGGACAATCTGCTTCTCCTTCTCCGAGTGGCAGCCACTCTCAGCTCCCTGTACCAGCTTCTCAACGGCCTGTGGGGGCAGGCAGGAGCAGAGGGCAGGCTGGAAGGTGGGGAGAGGACCCTGGCACTTGGGGTCAGGTGGGCATCCAGGCTGCAGAGGAGAGACAGTGGGGCCACAGGCGGAGGAGCCACCTGGAGTCGGGGTCAGCCAGCCTGGCGGGATGGGGACACAGGCCAGAGCAGCTTGAAGCATCAGGACAGCCAGGGCCCAGGTCATCACTGGATGGCTGAGGCCTTGCTAAGTGagtctcccagcctcagtttccctatctataAACTGGCGACACTAGCAGTACCCACCCCACAGGGGGAGCTGAATGAACCGATCTATAGAAGGTGCTCACTTAGATGTGGCCCGGAGGATTCCCCCATAAATGGCGGCTGCCATGGTCCCTCCGCCCAGCGAGGAGACCCACAGAGAGAGAAGTGGGAGAGCTGGGTGAAGCCACAGGGCTGCCCGGACCTGGGGGTCGGGAGGTCCTGGATATGCCTGCCTTCTCCTGCTGTGGGTTGGGAGGGTGGAAGAGTGGCAGCGAGGGACTGGGCAGCCCTCACCTTGTAGCACAGGGTGGCCAAGTTGGAGGGTGACTCTTCCCGCACGGCCCGGATCTCTGCTGCTGGCACCAGTGCAAACACATCCTGCACCGAGGTGGCTGTGTCTGCCCAGAACTGGTCCCAAAAGGCATCATCGGTGGCTTCCACAGGCTGTCGGGGGACCAAGGGTCCAGAGTTATACAACAACTGGCCAGACGGCCCACAGTTTGCCCAACCTGTGACCAGGAGAGACCCCGAGAGGGAAGCCAGAGTCCCCCTACCAGCTGGGGTCCCAGAGCCTTCCCACATGGGTGGGGGACATCCTTCAGCCACCACAACCCCTGGATAGCACAGTCAGGCTGCAGACACTGGGCGTGCATGGTCGGGGTCAGCTAGGCACAGTCAGCCAAAGCCCAGCACCACCCCTGAGGGGCTGTGTGACCCTGGTTAAGTCACCATCCTCCCCTGACAAGGCAGGCTGACCTCGCACCTCGGCACAGCCCCAGGCCACACCATTAGGTCAAATGCCTGGGGATCCAGGTCAAGACTGTGCCCTCTCTCCATGGGAAGAAGACCAAAGGCAACTTGTACTCCGTccccagtcacccaggctgcccGCCACAGGCCTCCAGTCTCTACCCTCTCGCAGCACACCCAAAACAGCTGCCACATCTGGTCAATTCACCTCTGCGGCTCTCGGACCCCAACTCGCTCCTCTCAGTGCCCACCTCCAGTGCTGCAGCTCAGGCTGCCCTCGCCAGGGCTCCCGCCTTCACATCCACCTCCTTCAATCCTGCCTCTACGTTGCTGCCCACCCATGCACCAAGGTGGCATCCTGCATGTACCACTGCCACAGGCACTGCTTCCTCACCCAGAGCCCTTCAAGGGCTCCCCACTGCCTGCTGGGACAAGTCCAAATCTCAGCCCAGCACTCAACCAAGATCTCACAGAAACATGCCTtacccacatgcacacagacacacatgcatacacatgtgtatgttatacacacacacacacctgcatttACTACCCCAGGACTCCACCCTGCCATCTCTTCTCTTTACCTTCACCTGAGctgttctctcttctcctctttcccttttccccacaacAATATATTCCAAAATCCATTCCCACAGAGGCAATAGGCCTTAAAAACACACATgcccagccgggcacagtggctcatgtctgtaatcccagcactttgggaggccaaggcaggtggaccccctgaggtcaggagttcgagaccagcctggccaacatggtgaaaccctgtctctactaaaaatacaaaaattagccgggcgtggtggcaggcacctataatctctgctactcaggaggatgaggcaggagaattgtgggaacctgggaggcgaaggttgcagtggaccgagatcgtgccactatactccagcctgggagacacagcaaaacttcgtctcaaaaaaaaaaaaaaaacatatatatgccCTTCGAGTCATCTAGGCAGTCATCTAGGCAATGAAGGCAACTAATTTGAATCATaaatttcacttctagaaatCTCTCCAAAAGAAATCATTAGAGATGTGCACGCGGGAGCATGTATATTGTTGATAGCAGTGCAAagttggaatcaacctaaataaaCAACAATTGGAGAAGGCTTAAAAAATGAAGGCAAAGCCATACAAgtgaatattatgcagccatcaGAATCATGTTTTCCAAGAATATTAACAAATGGAAAATGATTACACTGttatgtgggaaaaaaaaaaaaaaaagacaagatggccaggcacagtggctcacgcctgtaatcccagcactttgggagaatgaggtgggtggatcacctgaggtcaggagtttgagatcagcctggccaacatggtgaaaccctgtctctactaaaaatacaaaaaattagccaggcgtggtggcaggcacctataatcccagctactcaggaggctgaggcaggagaatcacttgaactcaggaggcagacgttgcagtgagccaagatcatgccactgcactccaccctgggcaagaagagcaaaaccgcatctcaaaaaaaacacacacacacacaagatataAAACCTCCTCTAGGATGGTcacaattcattttaaattatacatgaaTAAAAGACTAGAATAggctgggcgaagtggctcacgcttgtaatcccagcactttgggaggctggggcaggtggatcacgaggtcaggagttcaaaaccagcctggccaagatggtgaaacttctctaccaaaaatactaaaattagccgggcatggtggcaggtgtctgtaatcccagctactcaagaggctgtggcagagaactgcttgaacccaggaggcggagtttgcagtgagctgagatcgtgccactacattccagcctgggtgacagagcaagactctgtctcaaaaaaaaacaaaaaaagaagaaaatgaaccaGAATGTTAATAGCAACTCTCCCTTTGcatggttttatatttttctttatgtttttctgtaaGAACACGTTACTATTTTTCTACTCTTGAATGTTCAGGGACCAGAGTGTCCAAGGCACATGCACCTCCTCAGGCCCATCCTTTTACGGCTCCTTCCAAGTATCACTTCCGGCAAGACCCCTTCCTGCTTTCTCCAACACggctttcttccttctctgaaaTCCTACAGCCAATAAAACCTGAGGTCGCTGCTACCACCACACGTCTGCACTTCATACACGTTACTCTTATCATCAGAAAACAATATATatcttgtttaaaaataattctggggccgggcatggtggctcatgtctgtaatcccagcactttgggaggccaaggtgggagaattgcttgagcccaggagttcacgatcagcctgggcaacatggttattgtagggaccctgtctctacaaaaaataaaaacaaattcaccAGGTGGGCCCGCCCAACctctaaggaggctgaggtgggaggatcccatgAGCCCCAAAGGTCAAGACTACAgggagctgtgatggcaccactgccctcaagcctgggcaatagagcaagactctgttaaaaaaaaaataataatggccaggcgcagtggttcacgcctgtaatcccagcacttagggaggccaaggcaggcggatcacaaggtcaggagtttgagatcaccctggccaatatggtgaaaccccgtctctattaaaaatacaaaaattagctgggtgtggtggtacatgctgtagtcccagctacttaggaggctgaggcagaagaatcgcttgaactcgggaggcggagactgcaatgagccaagatcacaccactgcactccagcctgggcgacagagtgagactctatttcaaaaataataatagtaataacaataataataataggccaggtgtggtggctcacacctgtaatcccagcactttggagaccgaggtgggtggatcacaaggtcaggagtttgagaccagcctggccaatatggtaaaacccctctctactaaaaatacaaaaattagctgggcatggtggcgtatgcctgtaatcccagctactgggggaggctgaggcaggagaatcacttgaacccgggaggcggagtgagctgagatcgcaccgctgcactccagcctgggcgacagagtgagactccgtctcgaaaaaataaaaaatgtaataataataatgactgggcacggtggcttacacctgtactcccaacactttggaaggctgaggcagatggattgcttgagcccaggagtttgagaccagcctgaacaacatggcaaaataccatctctacaaaaaaaaaaatcaaaaaacatcagctgggcatggtggcacacacctgtcatctcagctacttgggaggctgaggtgggaggactgcctaaGCCcaaggaggttgaagctgcagtgaaccaggatcgtaccacggcactccagcctcagtgacagagtggctcacacctgtaatcccagtgctttgggaggctgaggcgagaggatcacttgagcccagaagttggagaccagcctgggtaacagaccctatctctacaaaaaaaaaaaaaaagaagaagaagaagaagaaaaagaaaaagaaaaaattagccacgtgtagtggcacgcacttgtagtcccagcccaCTTGTAGtcccactcaggaggctgaggcaggaagatcgcttgagcccaggagttcaaggctgcagtgagctgtgattatgccactgtactccagcgtacatgactgagaccctgtctctaaatatttaataataataattctgttcTCTGAAGCTACTTCTTCTAAGAAGCCTCCCAGAGCCCCAGACTTGCTTGCTCCCACCTGGGAACCTCCggccccacccctccccccaccctgcGTAGTTCCTGCCTCCACAGTCTGGGTGCACGTGCTTTGAAGCCCTGTCAATCCCTGACCTTGCCGGTAAAGCATATGGCAGATGTTCAGCCAATGTCTGTTCCACCGAAGCTGCGCTCAGTCCTGGGGACCCCTTCAGCCTGACCACAGAGCAGGGCTGAGCACCAGTGGACCTCTCCAAACTCAGAGTTGGGGTCGCATGCCTCACCAAGGTCCAGGCATACCCCAGCCCACTCCCCGAGcagacacccccaccccaccccagggaGCTGCAGGGTAACATGTGGCCATGATTCTCAGTCCCAGAACTGGTAGAGCCAGTTCTTCACTGGGGGAGAGGAACAAAGGCTAAAGGAGGGCCCTGGGGCTGGGGTTTGTTGGCCCTTGGGCCCTCAGCCAGGACAGCCCTCTGGCACTCCCTGGAGTGCAG encodes:
- the HID1 gene encoding protein HID1 isoform X1 — translated: MGSSDSKLNFRKAVIQLTTKTQPVEATDDAFWDQFWADTATSVQDVFALVPAAEIRAVREESPSNLATLCYKAVEKLVQGAESGCHSEKEKQIVLNCSRLLTRVLPYIFEDPDWRGFFWSTVPGAGRGGQGEEDDENARPLAESLLLAIADLLFCPDFTVQSHRRSTVDSAEDVHSLDSCEYIWEAGVGFAHSPQPNYIHDMNRMELLKLLLTCFSEAMYLPPAPESGSTNPWVQFFCSTENRHALPLFTSLLNTVCAYDPVGYGIPYNHLLFSDYREPLVEEAAQVLIVTLDHDSASSASPTVDGTTTGTAMDDADPPGPENLFVNYLSRIHREEDFQFILKGIARLLSNPLLQTYLPNSTKKIQFHQELLVLFWKLCDFNKKFLFFVLKSSDVLDILVPILFFLNDARADQSRVGLMHIGVFILLLLSGERNFGVRLNKPYSVRVPMDIPVFTGTHADLLIVVFHKIITSGHQRLQPLFDCLLTIVVNVSPYLKSLSMVTANKLLHLLEAFSTTWFLFSAAQNHHLVFFLLEVFNNIIQYQFDGNSNLVYAIIRKRSVFHQLANLPTDPPTIHKALQRRRRTPEPLSRTGSQEGTSMEGSRPAAPAEPGTLKTSLVATPGLVLVEGRGAWIPVWLGEGHGLRKGHCGGGSSLPPVPCPGIDKLTEKSQVSEDGTLRSLEPEPQQSSEDGSPAKGEPSQAWREQRRPSSSSASGQWSPTPEWVLSWKSKLPLQTIMRLLQVLVPQVEKICIDKGLTDESEILRFLQHGTLVGLLPVPHPILIRKYQANSGTAMWFRTYMWGVIYLRNVDPPVWYDTDVKLFEIQRV
- the HID1 gene encoding protein HID1 isoform X3 — translated: MGSSDSKLNFRKAVIQLTTKTQPVEATDDAFWDQFWADTATSVQDVFALVPAAEIRAVREESPSNLATLCYKAVEKLVQGAESGCHSEKEKQIVLNCSRLLTRVLPYIFEDPDWRGFFWSTVPGAGRGGGEEDDENARPLAESLLLAIADLLFCPDFTVQSHRRSTVDSAEDVHSLDSCEYIWEAGVGFAHSPQPNYIHDMNRMELLKLLLTCFSEAMYLPPAPESGSTNPWVQFFCSTENRHALPLFTSLLNTVCAYDPVGYGIPYNHLLFSDYREPLVEEAAQVLIVTLDHDSASSASPTVDGTTTGTAMDDADPPGPENLFVNYLSRIHREEDFQFILKGIARLLSNPLLQTYLPNSTKKIQFHQELLVLFWKLCDFNKKFLFFVLKSSDVLDILVPILFFLNDARADQSRVGLMHIGVFILLLLSGERNFGVRLNKPYSVRVPMDIPVFTGTHADLLIVVFHKIITSGHQRLQPLFDCLLTIVVNVSPYLKSLSMVTANKLLHLLEAFSTTWFLFSAAQNHHLVFFLLEVFNNIIQYQFDGNSNLVYAIIRKRSVFHQLANLPTDPPTIHKALQRRRRTPEPLSRTGSQEGTSMEGSRPAAPAEPGTLKTSLVATPGIDKLTEKSQVSEDGTLRSLEPEPQQSSEDGSPAKGEPSQAWREQRRPSSSSASGQWSPTPEWVLSWKSKLPLQTIMRLLQVLVPQVEKICIDKGLTDESEILRFLQHGTLVGLLPVPHPILIRKYQANSGTAMWFRTYMWGVIYLRNVDPPVWYDTDVKLFEIQRV
- the HID1 gene encoding protein HID1 isoform X2 gives rise to the protein MGSSDSKLNFRKAVIQLTTKTQPVEATDDAFWDQFWADTATSVQDVFALVPAAEIRAVREESPSNLATLCYKAVEKLVQGAESGCHSEKEKQIVLNCSRLLTRVLPYIFEDPDWRGFFWSTVPGAGRGGQGEEDDENARPLAESLLLAIADLLFCPDFTVQSHRRSTVDSAEDVHSLDSCEYIWEAGVGFAHSPQPNYIHDMNRMELLKLLLTCFSEAMYLPPAPESGSTNPWVQFFCSTENRHALPLFTSLLNTVCAYDPVGYGIPYNHLLFSDYREPLVEEAAQVLIVTLDHDSASSASPTVDGTTTGTAMDDADPPGPENLFVNYLSRIHREEDFQFILKGIARLLSNPLLQTYLPNSTKKIQFHQELLVLFWKLCDFNKKFLFFVLKSSDVLDILVPILFFLNDARADQSRVGLMHIGVFILLLLSGERNFGVRLNKPYSVRVPMDIPVFTGTHADLLIVVFHKIITSGHQRLQPLFDCLLTIVVNVSPYLKSLSMVTANKLLHLLEAFSTTWFLFSAAQNHHLVFFLLEVFNNIIQYQFDGNSNLVYAIIRKRSVFHQLANLPTDPPTIHKALQRRRRTPEPLSRTGSQEGTSMEGSRPAAPAEPGTLKTSLVATPGIDKLTEKSQVSEDGTLRSLEPEPQQSSEDGSPAKGEPSQAWREQRRPSSSSASGQWSPTPEWVLSWKSKLPLQTIMRLLQVLVPQVEKICIDKGLTDESEILRFLQHGTLVGLLPVPHPILIRKYQANSGTAMWFRTYMWGVIYLRNVDPPVWYDTDVKLFEIQRV